From the genome of Primulina eburnea isolate SZY01 chromosome 12, ASM2296580v1, whole genome shotgun sequence, one region includes:
- the LOC140807517 gene encoding 2-oxoisovalerate dehydrogenase subunit alpha 2, mitochondrial-like isoform X3 has protein sequence MNLLRNILKPPIKSGFYHALISNHNNSPLLAKTHASHSCVSRFESTKAKQHARLCNHEEEDYDLNNFLGLDFPGGRVAFTTQMKFISEYPEKRIPCYRVLDDDGYPVANSMYEQVNKETAVKMYENMVTLQVLDTIFYEAQRQGRLSFYLTSTGEEAINIATAAALMPDDVVLPQYREPGILLWRGFTVQEFANQCFGTKDDYGKGRQMPIHYGSKKLNYITVSSPIATQLPQAAGVAYSLKMDKKKACVVAFTGDGATSEGDFHAGLNFAAVMEAPVMFICRNNGWAISTPVTEQFRSDGVVIKGQAYGIRSIRVDGNDALAVYSAIRAAREMVIREQRPILVEALTYRVGHHSTSDDSTKYRPPQEIDHWRTARSPLGRFRKWVQRNGWWTDREEDELRGRVRKQVLSAIQVAEKMEKPSLTELFSDVYHETPSILNEQEKSLRETIKRHPQDFPVDVPL, from the exons ATGAATTTGCTCAGAAATATACTGAAACCCCCCATAAAATCTGGGTTTTATCACGccttaatttcaaatcataacaaCTCACCATTATTGGCCAAAACCCATGCATCCCATTCGTGCGTTTCTCGGTTTGAATCAACCAAAGCTAAACAACACGCACGTTTGTGTAATCATGAAGAAGAAGATTATGATCTTAACAATTTTCTG GGCCTAGATTTCCCTGGTGGAAGGGTGGCATttacaacccaaatgaagtTCATTTCAGAGTACCCGGAAAAGAGAATACCTTGTTATCGAGTTCTAGATGACGATGGCTATCCAGTTGCAAACAGCATGTATGAGCAG GTTAACAAAGAAACTGCAGTGAAGATGTATGAAAACATGGTAACCCTTCAAGTATTGGATACTATTTTCTATGAAGCACAAAGGCAGGGGAGGTTATCATTCTACTTGACCTCAACGGGTGAAGAAGCTATTAACATTGCAACGGCTGCTGCACTTATGCCAGACGATGTTGTATTACCTCAG TATCGGGAGCCTGGAATCCTCTTGTGGAGAGGTTTTACTGTGCAAGAATTTGCCAACCAATGCTTTGGAACCAAAGATGATTATGGGAAAGGAAGGCAAATGCCGATTCATTATGGTTCTAAGAAACTTAATTACATCACAGTTTCATCTCCTATCGC AACGCAACTTCCTCAGGCTGCTGGTGTAGCTTACTCACTAAAGATGGATAAAAAAAAAGCATGTGTTGTTGCGTTTACTGGAGATGGTGCCACTAGCGAG GGAGATTTCCATGCTGGTTTAAATTTTGCTGCGGTTATGGAAGCTCCGGTTATGTTCATATGCCGTAACAATGGATGGGCCATCAGCACTCCTGTAACCGAACAATTTCGAA GCGATGGCGTAGTGATTAAGGGCCAAGCATATGGAATACGTAGTATTCGTGTAGATGGAAATGATGCTCTAGCTGTTTATAGTGCGATTCGTGCAGCTCGTGAAATGGTGATACGGGAGCAAAGGCCAATACTTGTTGAG GCCCTTACATATCGAGTAGGCCACCACTCGACTTCTGATGACTCCACCAAATATCGACCACCCCAGGAAATCGATCACTGGAGAACAGCTCGAAGCCCTCTGGGAAGGTTCAGAAAATGGGTTCAGAGAAACGGATGGTGGACTGACCGAGAAGAAGACGAGCTCCGTGGACGCGTTAGGAAACAG GTATTGAGCGCGATTCAAGTGGCAGAAAAAATGGAGAAACCGTCCCTTACAGAATTATTTAGCGACGTGTACCATGAAACGCCGTCGATTCTCAATGAACAAGAGAAATCACTCAGAGAAACCATCAAGAGACATCCCCAGGATTTCCCTGTTGATGTCCCCCTTTAG
- the LOC140807517 gene encoding 2-oxoisovalerate dehydrogenase subunit alpha 2, mitochondrial-like isoform X2, with protein MNLLRNILKPPIKSGFYHALISNHNNSPLLAKTHASHSCVSRFESTKAKQHARLCNHEEEDYDLNNFLQGLDFPGGRVAFTTQMKFISEYPEKRIPCYRVLDDDGYPVANSMYEQVNKETAVKMYENMVTLQVLDTIFYEAQRQGRLSFYLTSTGEEAINIATAAALMPDDVVLPQYREPGILLWRGFTVQEFANQCFGTKDDYGKGRQMPIHYGSKKLNYITVSSPIATQLPQAAGVAYSLKMDKKKACVVAFTGDGATSEGDFHAGLNFAAVMEAPVMFICRNNGWAISTPVTEQFRSDGVVIKGQAYGIRSIRVDGNDALAVYSAIRAAREMVIREQRPILVEALTYRVGHHSTSDDSTKYRPPQEIDHWRTARSPLGRFRKWVQRNGWWTDREEDELRGRVRKQVLSAIQVAEKMEKPSLTELFSDVYHETPSILNEQEKSLRETIKRHPQDFPVDVPL; from the exons ATGAATTTGCTCAGAAATATACTGAAACCCCCCATAAAATCTGGGTTTTATCACGccttaatttcaaatcataacaaCTCACCATTATTGGCCAAAACCCATGCATCCCATTCGTGCGTTTCTCGGTTTGAATCAACCAAAGCTAAACAACACGCACGTTTGTGTAATCATGAAGAAGAAGATTATGATCTTAACAATTTTCTG CAGGGCCTAGATTTCCCTGGTGGAAGGGTGGCATttacaacccaaatgaagtTCATTTCAGAGTACCCGGAAAAGAGAATACCTTGTTATCGAGTTCTAGATGACGATGGCTATCCAGTTGCAAACAGCATGTATGAGCAG GTTAACAAAGAAACTGCAGTGAAGATGTATGAAAACATGGTAACCCTTCAAGTATTGGATACTATTTTCTATGAAGCACAAAGGCAGGGGAGGTTATCATTCTACTTGACCTCAACGGGTGAAGAAGCTATTAACATTGCAACGGCTGCTGCACTTATGCCAGACGATGTTGTATTACCTCAG TATCGGGAGCCTGGAATCCTCTTGTGGAGAGGTTTTACTGTGCAAGAATTTGCCAACCAATGCTTTGGAACCAAAGATGATTATGGGAAAGGAAGGCAAATGCCGATTCATTATGGTTCTAAGAAACTTAATTACATCACAGTTTCATCTCCTATCGC AACGCAACTTCCTCAGGCTGCTGGTGTAGCTTACTCACTAAAGATGGATAAAAAAAAAGCATGTGTTGTTGCGTTTACTGGAGATGGTGCCACTAGCGAG GGAGATTTCCATGCTGGTTTAAATTTTGCTGCGGTTATGGAAGCTCCGGTTATGTTCATATGCCGTAACAATGGATGGGCCATCAGCACTCCTGTAACCGAACAATTTCGAA GCGATGGCGTAGTGATTAAGGGCCAAGCATATGGAATACGTAGTATTCGTGTAGATGGAAATGATGCTCTAGCTGTTTATAGTGCGATTCGTGCAGCTCGTGAAATGGTGATACGGGAGCAAAGGCCAATACTTGTTGAG GCCCTTACATATCGAGTAGGCCACCACTCGACTTCTGATGACTCCACCAAATATCGACCACCCCAGGAAATCGATCACTGGAGAACAGCTCGAAGCCCTCTGGGAAGGTTCAGAAAATGGGTTCAGAGAAACGGATGGTGGACTGACCGAGAAGAAGACGAGCTCCGTGGACGCGTTAGGAAACAG GTATTGAGCGCGATTCAAGTGGCAGAAAAAATGGAGAAACCGTCCCTTACAGAATTATTTAGCGACGTGTACCATGAAACGCCGTCGATTCTCAATGAACAAGAGAAATCACTCAGAGAAACCATCAAGAGACATCCCCAGGATTTCCCTGTTGATGTCCCCCTTTAG